DNA from Nocardioides seonyuensis:
CGTACGCCGCCGGGCTCGCCGCCCTGCACTCGCCAGCGACCGCGATCACCGACTACGTCGCGATCGCCCAGGCGATGGCTCGCGAGGTCGAGGCCGCCGGGGGAGAGGTGCTCCTCGGATCGGAGGTCACCGCCCTGCGGCGAGAGGCGGGGCGCATCGTCCTCGGCTGCGGGCCGCGCCGCCACGTCGTCGACCGGGTCGTGCTCTGCGGCGGGCTCCAGGCCGACCGCCTCGCGCGGATGGCGGACGGCCAGGACGGGCCCCGGATCATCCCGTTCCGCGGGGAGTACATGCGGGTGCTGCCCCCCAAGCAGGAGCTGGTGCGCGGGATGGTCTACCCCGTCCCAGACCCGCGCTATCCCTTCCTGGGAGTGCACTTCACCCGCCGAGCCGGCGGCGGGCTCGAGGTCGGCCCGAACGCGGTGCTCGCACTGCAGCGCGAGGGCTACCAGCGCTCCGACCTGTCCTGGCGCGACGTGCGGGAGATCGCGACCTGGCCGGGCTCGCGAGCACTGGCGCGCCACCACTGGCGTACCGGGCTCAAGGAGGTCCGTGGCTCACTCTCGGTGAAGGCCTACATGCGTGCGGCACAGGCCTACGTCCCCGCCATCGGTGCCTCCGACGTCGTCCGCGGGGGAGCCGGGGTGCGGGCGCAGGCGGTCGAACGCGACGGCACCCTCGTCGACGACTTCCGCATCACGCATGCGAGCGGCGTCACCTCGGTCCGCAACGCGCCTTCGCCGGCAGCGACCTCGAGCCTGGCGATCGCCGAGCACGTGGTCGAGGAGATCGATCGACAGGGAAGCTGAGCCGGCTCGCACGCACCCGGGCTGCTGGGACGTTCGACCCTGTCGCGCCTGCGCAGCCCGCAGGAGGATGGAGCCACAGGAGCTGCTCGTCCGCTGATGCGGAGAGGGGTGACACACATGCGACCCGGTCACGCGGTCATACCGGCCACGCGAGGTGAGACTCCTGCCTGGGTGGTGGTCCTCGACGTCCTCGCGAAGGTCCTCCTCATGCTGCTGCTGGCCAGGGTCGTCGTGGACCCGGGTTGGGGCAACCTCGAGGGGAAGGCGCCGATGACCCGCGCCCTCACCTACCCGTTGCTCGCCTTCGTCATCCCAACTGCCCACCTGCTGGGTGCCCGGAGTCGCTACCCCTGGGCGGCCGACCTGCTGCTCACGGTCCCAGGCTTCTCCGACATCCTCGGCAACCGCCTCGACCTCTACGACCGGGTGGTGTGGTTCGACGACCTGATCCACCTGGTCAACACCGGCCTGGTCGCTGCCGCGGTGGTGCTGTTGTGCGGTCTCGAGGGGGCATCGCTACGCCGCCGGCTGGAGGTGGCCATCGCCTCCGGCCTGAGCCTGGCGCTGGTCTGGGAGCTGTGGGAGTACTTCGCGTTCGTCGCCAGGGGCAGCGATTCCACGACGGCGTACGCCGACACGATCGGCGACCTCTCCCTCGGCTGGCTCGGCGCTGCGCTGGCGGGTGTTCTCGTCAGTGCCCCCCATCGCGTCGAAGGCTGGTCACACCCGACGTTCGGAGGCATAGAGCCGAGCGAGGAAGTACGCCGCCACGGCGCACAGCAGGTGCCACGCGGCGTGCCCCTGCACCAGCGAGTGCGGGTCGCACCAGCCGTTCTGGCTGAG
Protein-coding regions in this window:
- the lhgO gene encoding L-2-hydroxyglutarate oxidase, encoding MGEETVGVVGGGILGLAVARELTRRRPGARIVVLEKEDALARHQTGHNSGVVHAGIYYRPGSLKATLCARGRLLLRDYCAEQGVAYEECGKLVVAVTHDEIARLDALEHTAVLNGVPGLRRLDAAGIREVEPYAAGLAALHSPATAITDYVAIAQAMAREVEAAGGEVLLGSEVTALRREAGRIVLGCGPRRHVVDRVVLCGGLQADRLARMADGQDGPRIIPFRGEYMRVLPPKQELVRGMVYPVPDPRYPFLGVHFTRRAGGGLEVGPNAVLALQREGYQRSDLSWRDVREIATWPGSRALARHHWRTGLKEVRGSLSVKAYMRAAQAYVPAIGASDVVRGGAGVRAQAVERDGTLVDDFRITHASGVTSVRNAPSPAATSSLAIAEHVVEEIDRQGS